Proteins encoded in a region of the Prochlorothrix hollandica PCC 9006 = CALU 1027 genome:
- a CDS encoding alpha/beta hydrolase, translating into MKRWQVVAMTLWGTFLAVYLGTFLGLRQFQTRLIFRPSSPEPTLTPQDLGLTYEPVTVPIPGATPVDPQVGPDFQSGPDFPVSESSDFLQGWWFPPSQADDRRVLVLFLGRSKTMAAHLSDYNLRYRVSALNGLGLGLLMVDYRGYGQSSGTGTDEARLYEDGEAVWRYVTQTRQIQPDQVFLYGYSLGAAVAIEVASQHPEAGGVVVEGAFTSLEAAIDHLGSVWMFPLDWLLTQRFDNLEKIAQLSVPLLVIHGTADGVVPVEMGQALFAAAPQPKEMLLVEGGDHETTALLGAEQYQGIIQQFLGETQESK; encoded by the coding sequence ATGAAACGCTGGCAAGTTGTAGCCATGACCCTCTGGGGAACGTTTTTGGCGGTTTATTTAGGCACATTCCTGGGATTACGCCAGTTCCAAACCCGGCTCATTTTCCGCCCCAGCAGCCCGGAGCCAACCCTCACGCCCCAGGATCTAGGGTTAACCTACGAGCCGGTCACGGTGCCGATCCCTGGGGCTACTCCGGTGGATCCCCAAGTTGGCCCAGACTTCCAATCTGGCCCAGACTTTCCAGTTTCAGAGTCCTCGGACTTTCTCCAGGGCTGGTGGTTTCCGCCCTCCCAGGCCGACGATCGCCGCGTTCTGGTGCTGTTTCTGGGTCGCAGTAAAACCATGGCCGCCCACCTCAGCGACTATAACTTGCGCTACCGGGTGTCGGCCCTCAACGGCTTGGGACTGGGGCTACTGATGGTGGACTACCGGGGCTATGGCCAGAGTTCGGGGACAGGAACCGATGAGGCGCGACTCTACGAAGATGGAGAAGCCGTTTGGCGCTATGTGACCCAAACTCGGCAGATTCAGCCCGATCAGGTGTTTCTCTATGGTTATTCCCTGGGGGCGGCGGTGGCGATCGAGGTGGCCAGCCAGCACCCAGAAGCCGGAGGGGTGGTGGTGGAAGGGGCGTTTACGTCCCTGGAGGCGGCGATCGATCACCTCGGTTCGGTCTGGATGTTTCCCCTGGATTGGCTCCTAACCCAACGTTTTGATAACCTCGAAAAAATAGCCCAGCTCTCGGTTCCCCTGTTGGTGATCCATGGGACGGCGGATGGGGTGGTGCCCGTGGAGATGGGTCAAGCTCTCTTTGCCGCCGCACCCCAACCGAAGGAAATGCTATTAGTGGAAGGGGGTGACCATGAAACCACGGCCCTGTTGGGGGCAGAGCAATACCAGGGTATTATTCAGCAGTTTTTAGGAGAAACCCAAGAATCTAAGTAG